The sequence below is a genomic window from Calditrichota bacterium.
ATCGCCTGGTTCAGAAGGCGAATATTGTAAATACTGACGTTCTTTGCTCCCGGATGCACGTTAAAAACCACGCCGTTCCCGGCCGCTACCATGCCAATCGTGTTGCAAATGATCGACGATGTGGGATTCGTTACCGGCGTCACAGACCCAATAACTCCGTAAGGCGCCAGTTCCACCAGTGTCAGGCCCCGATCGCCGGAATACGCCGTTGGGGTCAGCATTTCCGTTCCGGGTGTTTTTTCAATCACCAGCTTATTTTTTACGATTTTATCCGCTACCCGGCCCAAACCCGTTTCTTCATGCGCCCGTTTGGCCAGATCTTCAGCGTGTTCCAGCATTCTCCGGCGGATATTTGCAATGATTTCATTTCGCCTGGCCAGGGTCATCTGCATGAACTGCAAATGGGCCTTCCGGGTTGCTTCCACCGCCGCATCGATGGTCGGAAAAATCCCATTCCCCGGCGAAACCCCGGATGACGCGGCCCCGCTCGGCGGCACCTCCGAAGAAACACCCGCAGACCGGCTTTGCAACCGGCCAATTACGAGTCTGGCCACCCGGTCAATTTGTTCCTGTGTTAAATTGGACACGATTCAATCTCCAATTTTCCGAAAAATATTTTTACGCAAGAAGATTGCATTCTCAAGCAAGCTTCATTTTTAAGACGATCAGATGACAGTCGTCTCAGTCGTTTACGCCTTTCTTGTACCGGATTTTACCGCCCACTTCCCAGTTGTCTACGATGGCCATCACCACGGCATCACAGGGGCGCTTGTCCGTTTGAATGGTCTGACGGGCAGAACTTCCACTGGCGTACAGAACCATTTCATTGAGTCCGGCGCCTACGGCATCGGCTGCCACAACGAAACCGTCCTTCTCTTTTCCTTCCAGGTCCACCTGACGCAAGACGAGAAATTTCAGTCCCTCCATACTTTCTTCCTTGCGTGTGGAAACCACCGTTCCAACGACTTTGGCCAATATCATGTGTCCTCCCTTGCGCTATTTGGCCGTCCGGGTCATTTCGGCTTTTCCCTCTTTGGTTCGACCCAACGGCAGAACGGCATCTACGTTTGGATGCGGACGTGCAATAATGTGGATGGCTACAATTTCGCCCACACGTGCCGCACCTGCCCGACCCGCATCGCACGCCGCCTTAACGGCTGCCACATCGCCCCGGATCACGACACTTACGTACCCCCCGCCTGTTTTTTCGTAACTGACCAATTCTACCTTCGCCGCCTTTACCATTGCATCGGCCGCTTCAACAACTGCCGGAAAACTTCTGGTTTCAATCATTCCTAATGCTTCTGCCATGTTTGTTTCCTCCGATTCTTTGTTTTGAAAAAATAGGGCCCACGAATTTTACGAATTTTCACGAACCTGACATGTCTTTTCCCGTAACGCTCTCGATGGCTTTTACCGCCGCACGCCAGCCCACATCGATATCCCGTTCTTCTCCGCCCAGGTAAACCCGCCCGAAACTACCGAACGTGCGGACCTCCAGTATGTTGATTTCAGCCGCCTTTTCGGCTTCGTTGGCGGCCAGAGCGGCATACGCCGCCGGCTGAACCTCCATCACGTAAAGGGTCTGCCCCGGAATAATCATGTTTCCGTGGCGAGTTCGATTGATGAGCTGGGTCTGGTGATCATCGATGCGGCGAATTACCTGACTGGAAAACACCCTCGGCTTCCAGCGATCCTCCTCCTTCAAGCCCAGAGCATCCAGAATAGCCTGCCCCGACTGCCGGACGTCGGCCTGCGAAAGCGAGTGAATTTCCAGCATCCCGTAAAGGCGTTCCACAATCTGCATGCCCGGCTTGACATCCGTCGATTTGAGAGCAATGTCCGTGATACGATTAATTTCAATTCCCGGGGAGATTTCCACGTAAAGAGATGCCATTCCCGCAATGGGGAGAAATCCCTGAGCCACCGTTCCGAGAAAAGCTGCATATTGGGGCTGCAAACTGTCCAGAAAAACGTACGCGCGTAGATCAACCACTTTTTATCCTCCTTTTGCTTCTTTTGCCGTATTCCGTCAAATCACTCCAAAGAGAAACATCGGTTTTTCAGCGTCAATTTGAAATCGTGATCGATTTGGCTTCCTGCACAATTTTTACACCGGCGCTGGCACCAATCCGCGTGGCGCCGGCTTCGATCATCTCTTTGGCTTCTTCAAAGCTGTGAATTCCTCCCGCCGCTTTCACCCCCATTCCGGCAGACTGCACGACCTGACTCATCAGCGCCACGTCCTTGGCTGTGGCCCCGCCCGGGCCAAATCCGGTGGAGGTTTTCACATAATTCGCACGGGCACGTTTGGCAATCTGACAGGCACGGATCTTTTCTTCGTCGGTCAGCAATGCCGCTTCAATAATAACCTTGGAAAGGGCACTCCCGTCTTCGCAGGCTTCAACCACCATTCGAATATCCCGATACACCCAGTCGTCCTCTTTGCCTTTGAGCGCTCCAATGTTAATCACCATGTCAATTTCTTTGGCCCCTTCCCGGATGGCCCGCCGGGCTTCCATCGCCTTAATTTCCGGCATGTGGGCGCCGAGGGGAAATCCCACGACCGTACACACATCCACATCGGTTCCTGCCAATTCCCGGGCCGCCAGCGGAACAAAGGTGGGGTTGATACACACGGATGCAAATCCGTATTCCCGGGCCTCGGCACAGAGTTTTCGAATGTCTTCCGACGTGGCTTCCGGTTTGAGGAGTGTGTAGTCAATGTATTTCGCAATATCCTGAGGCACGGCCTTTTCGCCCGGCGCGTGAGAAAAGCGATCGGCGCCGAGATTGATTAAATCGCGCACCATTTCGGGTGTTTTTGCCGGATAGGAACTTCCGCCGTAGGCGGCCTGGGCAGCACCGGCCAGGACGGCTCCCTCAGTCGAAAGAAGCTCCTGAATCCGATCGGCTATCCTCGCAACATCTTCGTCTGTCAAATCCAACAGCGTGTCCTCCTTTATTTCCGTTTTTGGGGGAGCGGGCGGATCTTCAGCAGAAAGATCACCCGTTTCCAATGCGTTTACCATTTCCGCCCGACGCAAATAGCGGTCAACCGTACACTCCGTGGACAGAAAAACATCCACAATCTGTTTGGCCAGAGCAGGTCCTACCAACCCGGCACCCAGCGTCAGGACGTTGGCGTTATTGTGTTCCCGGGCATTTCTTGCTGTGGTCAAATCGTAGCAGAGAGCCGCACGGATACCTGCCACCTTATTTGCAGCCATGGCGGAACCGATACCCGCGGCGTCCACAATGATTCCAAAATCCGCTTCACCGTCCGACACCTTTTTGGCAACCGCGTAGGCAATTTTGGGGTAATCCACGGGATCCTTACTAAACGTTCCGCAATCAATCACCCGGAATCCGTTTTGGGTGAGATACTCTTTGAGCTCAACCTTCAGATCGAAACCGGCATGATCCGAACCCAGAGCAATGACCCGTTCCTTTTGAGCCGACATTGCTTATTTAGTCCCTCTATTATTTGAAAACTCCAGAAGTTTCATGGCCACGCGCTCATCCGTAATGAGAACATTAAAGTGTTTTCCGAGAATGCCCGCATAAACGGCCCGGGCCTTTTTGGCGCCCCCGGCCACGGCAATGGCAAAGGGTTTTTTATGCAGCTCCTGCAAATCGATCCCAATGGTACGGGCATCCAGATCGGGAGAACAAATATCCCCGTCTTCTGTAATAATGCGGGAGCAAATATCCCCCACGGCACGATTCTTTAAAAGGGACTCTACTTCTGCTGGATCAAAGTAATCTGCTTTTACCAACACGGAATCGTAATCAAAAGCCCCAACAGTGAACATGGCGATGCTCGCTTCCCGCGCCAGGTTCAGGGTCCGGGAGATGTTCCGGTCCTGGAGAATGGCGTCTTTCAATTCGGCTCGATCGACAATGGCAGGCAGCGGCAGTAGAAACGGAACCGCCTGATATTTTTCGGCGATTTTCTGCGCCACCTCGCTGGCCCGCGTATCATATTCCGCACGGGAAACGCCACCGTTTAACTGCACCACTTTTACCCCCCTTACCGGCCGGGGACGCACATGATTGGCAACCTCTTGCATCGTCGTGCCCCAGGAAATTCCCAGAATCGTGTTTTCCTGAATGAGCCGATCCAGATAATCCGCCGCAGCCCGTCCCAACCGTTGTTTTAAGACGCCATCCGGTACGCCGTCGTTCGGAACCACAATCACCTTTTTAAGATGAAATTTTCGGCGAATCTGATCCTCAAGAACCGTCCCGCGATCGGACGGATCCGTAATCTGAATGCGAATGATTCCCTCCTCACGCGCCTGGTGCAGAATACGCGAAACGGTGGGACGGGAAAGCCCCAATTTATCGGCGATTTTCTGCTGGCTGTAACCGTGCTCGTAATACAGCCGGGCCACTTCCACCAGCAAGGATGTTCGGGTTTGCAAATTGAGCATTGAAGTGCGAACATTTGTTCAATATTAGTTAACATTTGTTCAGAATGACAAATTAATTTACGTAATTATTTTTAATCTGTCAAGAAAAAAATGCAGGGTAAAAAAATTTTTGTTTGATTAAAAGAGGTTGGGATGAAGACTAAACAGTTAATAGCCGCGAATGCGCGAATCAAAAACAAACGCCTCATTTGCGTATTTGCAGCTGTTTTTAGCTTTTTATTTAATCCCAAAAAGTCGGGGTGAAAACCAAATAATAAATAGCCGCGAATGCGCGAATTAAAACAAGCTCTCATTTGCATATTCGCGGCTAACATAGTTTTTCTCAAAGCTTTCAACCCCTACACGGGTTCTACGCCCTCCAGTGTAATGCGGCCTTGAATCAATCCCAGAGGATCTGTTTTTTCCTCCCCGATATCAAAGGCTTGTTGGATTCGCTCGACAATCGTGCGCGAATCGCTTAACCGGGTGTACAGTAAAGCCACCGGCTCTCCGGCTTCCACAAAATCCCCGATTTTCTTTTTCAAAAGAATTCCAGCCCCGGGATCCACGGCATCCTCCATTCGGTTCCGACCCGCACCCGCCACCACGGAGGCCATTCCGATTTCCAGAGCATTGACTTCCTGCACAAATCCTGTTTGAGCGGCACGAATCTCAATCGGATCCGGCAGCGGATACTCGTCCAGCTCATCAAAAACCGCCGGATCCCCACCCTGTAATTCCACATTCCGCAGAAAGAACTCGTATGCTTTGCCCGAAAGCAGATTTTCCTTTGCAATTTTTTCTGCCGTTTTCTCGTCGGCCGCAATCCCGCCAATCAGCAGCATCCACTTCGCCAGCAAATAGGTCACTTCCATCACATCTGCCGGTCCGTCTCCCTGCAAACACCGGACAGATTCCTTCACTTCCAGCCAATTTCCAACGGCCTGCCCCAGGGGTTGCTGCATATTCGTAATAAATGCCTCCGTCTTCAGGCCTGCCCGTTCGCCAATCATTTTCAGGGTTTGTCCCAGGGTAACCGAATCGTTGGGATCGGGGAAAAAAGCTCCGTACCCGGTCTTGACATCCAGCACCAGGCCCTGAATCCCCTCGGCAATCTTTTTGCTCATAATGCTTCCTGCCACCAGAGGAATGGAGTTAATGGTTGCCGTGGCACTTCTCAAGGCGTACAAACGGCGGTCGGCGGGGACAATGCGCTCTGTTTGTCCCATCATGGCGAAACCGCCTTTTTTAAGGATGTTTTTGAATTCATCGATTGTGAGCTGTGTTCGGTAGCCGGGAATCGCCTCCAACTTATCGAGCGTTCCCCCCGTGTGGCCCAACCCCCGCCCTGAAATCATGGGCACCGGGACGCCTGCCGAAGCCACAAGCGGGGCTAATATCAGCGACACCTTATCGCCCACACCTCCGGTACTGTGTTTATCCACCTTCATTCCGGGAACATCGGACAGATCAACGGTATCGCCGGAGTGAATCATCAAATCCACCAATGCCTGCAGTTCTGTGCCGTCCATTCCCTGAAAATAGATGGCCATCAGCAGGGCGGCCATCTGGTAATCCGGGATGGTATCCTTTAAATATTCAGACAGGAAAAAGCTAATTTCTTCACGCGACAACGCGTGTCCATCTCTTTTCTTTGCAATAATTTCAAACGGAACGTAATTCACATCCAGCTCCTCAACTTTTTAGAAAAAACACTTGAATCAGGCAATTTCTATTGCCTGAATTTCCTCCACAATTCCATCGGCCAGCGTTTCGGCCTCTTCTGCTGTGGGGGCCTCGGAATACACACGAATAATGGGTTCTGTGTTGGATTTCCGCAAATGCACCCACCGATTTTCGCTTATTATTTTTAATCCGTCTTCCGTATTCAGATTTTCGTTTTTATGGCGCTCTTTCATCAGGTTCAGTATCTCATCCGGATCCATTTCACCGATCTGGATTTTCTTTTTCACCATTTTAAATTGCGGAAGACTTTTGTGCAGCTCCGAAATCGTCCCTCCAAATTCAACCAGTTGCTGCAGGGTAAGCGCAATGGCGACAGGCGCATCCCGGCCCAGATGCACCTCGGGTAGAATAACCCCGCCATTTCCTTCGCCGCCGATAACGGCCTGCACCTCTTTCATTTTTTTGGCCACATGAATTTCCCCAACCTTTGTCCGGTAAACCGGGACGCCGTACTTTTCCGCAAGTTTGTCAATGGCCAGCGTGGTGGACAAATTGGTCACCACGGGCCCCCTCTTTTTTGAAAGAATAAAATTCACGGCCAGAGCCAGTGTGTACTCCTCCACCAGGGGATCTCCCGTCTCGGAAAAAATTGCACACCGATCCGAATCAGGATCCACGGCAAACCCGATATCCAACTGATTGGCACGAATGGTATTCGAAAGAACCGTTAAATTCTGAGGAAGCGGCTCCGGCGTGTGGGGGAACAGGCCGTTTGGAGCGGTATTGAGTCCCACAATTTCGCAGCCAAGGGCATGCAAAAAATCGGGCAAAAACACGGCCCCCGCCCCGTTCACGCAATCAATGGCCACTTTAAATTTCCGTTGACGGATGGCCGGAACATCGATGAACGGAAGCTCCAGAACCGCTTTCATGTGATCGCCGATGGCCCGGTCGTAGGCGTACACCTTCCCCACCTCTTGCCAGGTTTTCCACGCAAACACCCCTTCCTTTGAGCGGGCAATCACTTCCTGTCCCTCCTCAGCATCCAGAAACATACCCTGTTCATTCATCAATTTCAGGGCGTTCCATTGAATCGGGTTGTGGGAAGCGGTAATGGCAATTCCCCCCTTGGCCTTCAGGTTTTCGATGGCCAGTTGTACCGTTGGTGTGGGAACGATTCCGATTTTGATGACGTCACACCCAACGGACTGGAGGGTACCCACCACAAGGTTTTCCACCATTTCCCCGGTTACACGGGAATCACGCCCCACAACAACCGGACCGCCGCCCAGCCATGAACCGTAAGCCGCCACAAATTGAATAATTGTATCCGGATTAAAATTCTCACCCACGACGCCGCGAATTCCAGATACACTGACCATGAGCTTCTGCATGTATCTTCCTCCAAAATAGTTGGGATCAAGCACGGGGATCGTTGCCGGACCCCTTATTTTTTTCGGACCTTCCCCCGTTATTAAAGGTTTCTGAAGGAGACTAAAAAAACCTTTGTTCCATGTTGATTTGAAGTTTTAAGATACAAAATTTTAGTAAGATTTCCAATAGCTTTTCCCGTCCGGTAAAACAAAAAGCCACCGGTTCCAACGGAACCGATGGCTGATCCCCTGATTTTCGAGGTGTGGTTTTGTCAGGTTAGCTTTAGTGGGATTGAATACCGTAACGCATCATTTTTTTATAAAGATTGGTTCGATCCAGTCCCAATTCTTTGGCTGTTCTCGAAATATTCCAGTTCAGGGCCGCCAGGCGATTGAGAATCATCTCTTTCTCAAAACTTTCACGGGCCTCCCTCAATGTGATATTTCGGTTTGAAAAATAGGTCTTCTGCGCATAATTTTCATTTCGATAAATAGCCTGAAATGCCAGTTGCTGATCAATAACCTCTTTATCGCTTACTACCACCAGATATTCAACAACATTTTTGAGTTCCCGAATATTTCCGGGCCAGTCGTATTCAACAAATAAAATGATGGCGTCGGTCGTAAAGACGCGACGCTTCACATTGTTTTCATCCGAAAAAAGTTTATTAAAATGCGTAATTAAGGCCGGAATATCCTCTTTCCTTTCGCGCAGGGGGGGCACATAGATCGTAACCACATTCAATCGATAATACAAATCTTCCCGAAATTTCTTCTCAACAATCAACTGCTCCAATTTTTTATTTGTGGCGGCAATAATTCGGGCATCTACCTGTTCAAAATCAACTCCCCCCAATTTCTGGATTTCGCCCTCCTCAATAGCGCGAAGCACTTTGGCCTGAGCCCGCAGACTCATATCGCCGATCTCATCCAGAAAAAGGGTTCCGCCGTTGGCCGCTTTAAAAAGGCCTTCTTTGTCCGTTCCGGCCCCCGTAAAGGCTCCTTTTTTATATCCGAAAAGCTCGCTTTCGATCAATTCTTCGGGAATTGAAGCACAATTCAGGCGAACAAAGGGTCCGTCCGACCGGGTGCTCAGATGGTGAATGGCTCGGGCAACCAATTCCTTGCCTGTTCCGCTTTCCCCCTGAATAAGAATCCTCCCGTGTGTGGGAGCCGCCTGCTCGATCGTTTTGAAGATATTTCGAATGGCTTGGCTCTTGCCGATCATCTTGTAGCGCTCAAGCGAGTCCCGAATGAGAGAATGGACTTTCTTTTCCAACCGATATTTCTCAACGGCATTTTTCAGCGTAATCAGAACCCGTTCCGCATCAAGAGGCTTCTCAAGGAAATCATACGCTCCCAACTTGGTTGATTCCACGGCCAGGCGAATGGTCCCGTGGCCGGAAATCACGATCACCGGCAGTTGAGGCTTTTTGGTAACGACCTCCTTAAGCACCTCCATTCCATCTTTTTTGGGCAATATAATATCCAGAACAAGAGCGTCAAAATCCTTTTGATTTACTTTGACAAGCGCTTCTTCGCCATCTTTTGCCAGATCGACACTGAATCCCTTGAATTCAAGAATATCCTGAAGGGCCCTGATCATCCGCTCGTCATCGTCAACGATCAGTACCTTAATTTTTCCATTCTGCGTAATGGCGTTCATGGCTGGTCTTTCTGTGAATAAACACTCAATTGAGAGTCCGGGTCATACCAACTGAATCACTGTGAGTCCTGAAAAAAACAGGACATTCCGGATTGTTTTGTCCCGTTTAAAAAGGCTTCTTTCCACTATAAGACTATATCTTTTGCAAGAATTGTTCCAACAGAATTTAGGCTTAAGCAGCCAAAGAAGTGTGGTGCAATTACCACAAATGTCAGATTTATGAGACAGCCTTGTAGTATTTTTGCAA
It includes:
- a CDS encoding sugar-binding transcriptional regulator, which gives rise to MLNLQTRTSLLVEVARLYYEHGYSQQKIADKLGLSRPTVSRILHQAREEGIIRIQITDPSDRGTVLEDQIRRKFHLKKVIVVPNDGVPDGVLKQRLGRAAADYLDRLIQENTILGISWGTTMQEVANHVRPRPVRGVKVVQLNGGVSRAEYDTRASEVAQKIAEKYQAVPFLLPLPAIVDRAELKDAILQDRNISRTLNLAREASIAMFTVGAFDYDSVLVKADYFDPAEVESLLKNRAVGDICSRIITEDGDICSPDLDARTIGIDLQELHKKPFAIAVAGGAKKARAVYAGILGKHFNVLITDERVAMKLLEFSNNRGTK
- a CDS encoding sigma-54-dependent Fis family transcriptional regulator, whose amino-acid sequence is MKVLIVDDDERMIRALQDILEFKGFSVDLAKDGEEALVKVNQKDFDALVLDIILPKKDGMEVLKEVVTKKPQLPVIVISGHGTIRLAVESTKLGAYDFLEKPLDAERVLITLKNAVEKYRLEKKVHSLIRDSLERYKMIGKSQAIRNIFKTIEQAAPTHGRILIQGESGTGKELVARAIHHLSTRSDGPFVRLNCASIPEELIESELFGYKKGAFTGAGTDKEGLFKAANGGTLFLDEIGDMSLRAQAKVLRAIEEGEIQKLGGVDFEQVDARIIAATNKKLEQLIVEKKFREDLYYRLNVVTIYVPPLRERKEDIPALITHFNKLFSDENNVKRRVFTTDAIILFVEYDWPGNIRELKNVVEYLVVVSDKEVIDQQLAFQAIYRNENYAQKTYFSNRNITLREARESFEKEMILNRLAALNWNISRTAKELGLDRTNLYKKMMRYGIQSH
- a CDS encoding thymidine phosphorylase, producing MNYVPFEIIAKKRDGHALSREEISFFLSEYLKDTIPDYQMAALLMAIYFQGMDGTELQALVDLMIHSGDTVDLSDVPGMKVDKHSTGGVGDKVSLILAPLVASAGVPVPMISGRGLGHTGGTLDKLEAIPGYRTQLTIDEFKNILKKGGFAMMGQTERIVPADRRLYALRSATATINSIPLVAGSIMSKKIAEGIQGLVLDVKTGYGAFFPDPNDSVTLGQTLKMIGERAGLKTEAFITNMQQPLGQAVGNWLEVKESVRCLQGDGPADVMEVTYLLAKWMLLIGGIAADEKTAEKIAKENLLSGKAYEFFLRNVELQGGDPAVFDELDEYPLPDPIEIRAAQTGFVQEVNALEIGMASVVAGAGRNRMEDAVDPGAGILLKKKIGDFVEAGEPVALLYTRLSDSRTIVERIQQAFDIGEEKTDPLGLIQGRITLEGVEPV
- a CDS encoding BMC domain-containing protein produces the protein MAEALGMIETRSFPAVVEAADAMVKAAKVELVSYEKTGGGYVSVVIRGDVAAVKAACDAGRAGAARVGEIVAIHIIARPHPNVDAVLPLGRTKEGKAEMTRTAK
- the deoC gene encoding deoxyribose-phosphate aldolase, coding for MSAQKERVIALGSDHAGFDLKVELKEYLTQNGFRVIDCGTFSKDPVDYPKIAYAVAKKVSDGEADFGIIVDAAGIGSAMAANKVAGIRAALCYDLTTARNAREHNNANVLTLGAGLVGPALAKQIVDVFLSTECTVDRYLRRAEMVNALETGDLSAEDPPAPPKTEIKEDTLLDLTDEDVARIADRIQELLSTEGAVLAGAAQAAYGGSSYPAKTPEMVRDLINLGADRFSHAPGEKAVPQDIAKYIDYTLLKPEATSEDIRKLCAEAREYGFASVCINPTFVPLAARELAGTDVDVCTVVGFPLGAHMPEIKAMEARRAIREGAKEIDMVINIGALKGKEDDWVYRDIRMVVEACEDGSALSKVIIEAALLTDEEKIRACQIAKRARANYVKTSTGFGPGGATAKDVALMSQVVQSAGMGVKAAGGIHSFEEAKEMIEAGATRIGASAGVKIVQEAKSITISN
- a CDS encoding EutN/CcmL family microcompartment protein — encoded protein: MILAKVVGTVVSTRKEESMEGLKFLVLRQVDLEGKEKDGFVVAADAVGAGLNEMVLYASGSSARQTIQTDKRPCDAVVMAIVDNWEVGGKIRYKKGVND
- the glmM gene encoding phosphoglucosamine mutase, yielding MQKLMVSVSGIRGVVGENFNPDTIIQFVAAYGSWLGGGPVVVGRDSRVTGEMVENLVVGTLQSVGCDVIKIGIVPTPTVQLAIENLKAKGGIAITASHNPIQWNALKLMNEQGMFLDAEEGQEVIARSKEGVFAWKTWQEVGKVYAYDRAIGDHMKAVLELPFIDVPAIRQRKFKVAIDCVNGAGAVFLPDFLHALGCEIVGLNTAPNGLFPHTPEPLPQNLTVLSNTIRANQLDIGFAVDPDSDRCAIFSETGDPLVEEYTLALAVNFILSKKRGPVVTNLSTTLAIDKLAEKYGVPVYRTKVGEIHVAKKMKEVQAVIGGEGNGGVILPEVHLGRDAPVAIALTLQQLVEFGGTISELHKSLPQFKMVKKKIQIGEMDPDEILNLMKERHKNENLNTEDGLKIISENRWVHLRKSNTEPIIRVYSEAPTAEEAETLADGIVEEIQAIEIA